In Shewanella sp. VB17, a single genomic region encodes these proteins:
- a CDS encoding PstS family phosphate ABC transporter substrate-binding protein, with protein sequence MKLKQLVGAMSLIVASAFSAASMAAIDSSLPVYEKTSGVSGNLSSVGSDTLANMMTLWAEEFREMYPNVNIQIQAAGSSTAPPALTEGTSQFGPMSRKMKPNEMEAFEKHYGYQPTMIRVAIDALAVFVHKDNPIEGLSIEQIDAIFSATHKCGGNDVTRWGDVGLQGGWSAKDVQLYGRNSVSGTYGYFKKKALCKGDFKTNVNEQPGSASVVQSVSQSLNAIGYSGIGYKTAGVKAVAISKKGTKYIEASAENAASGTYPLSRYLYVYVNKHPNKDLAPMDREFLKFVLSKQGQQIVEKDGYVPLPRSVTAKDLVKVGIRL encoded by the coding sequence ATGAAACTGAAGCAACTTGTCGGTGCGATGAGCTTAATTGTCGCGAGTGCATTTTCCGCAGCCTCTATGGCTGCAATCGATTCATCACTGCCTGTTTATGAAAAAACCAGTGGAGTATCGGGCAACCTATCATCGGTAGGCTCAGATACTCTGGCTAATATGATGACACTTTGGGCCGAAGAATTCAGAGAGATGTACCCTAATGTGAATATTCAGATCCAAGCTGCGGGTTCATCTACGGCACCACCAGCACTGACTGAAGGGACTTCTCAATTCGGTCCAATGAGCCGTAAAATGAAGCCTAATGAAATGGAAGCTTTTGAAAAGCACTATGGCTACCAACCAACAATGATTCGTGTTGCTATCGACGCGCTTGCTGTATTTGTGCATAAAGATAATCCTATTGAAGGGTTAAGCATAGAGCAGATTGATGCCATTTTTTCTGCGACACACAAGTGTGGCGGTAATGATGTTACACGTTGGGGAGATGTTGGGTTACAAGGTGGATGGTCAGCCAAAGATGTACAACTTTATGGTCGTAATTCAGTTTCTGGAACCTATGGCTATTTTAAGAAAAAAGCCCTCTGTAAAGGTGATTTTAAGACGAATGTAAATGAACAACCAGGTTCTGCATCAGTTGTTCAGTCAGTGTCTCAATCGTTAAATGCTATCGGTTATTCAGGTATTGGTTACAAGACTGCTGGTGTTAAAGCGGTTGCTATTTCTAAAAAAGGCACTAAGTACATCGAAGCGAGTGCTGAAAATGCTGCGAGTGGTACTTATCCATTATCTCGTTATCTGTATGTGTATGTGAACAAGCATCCTAATAAAGATCTTGCTCCAATGGATCGTGAGTTTCTGAAGTTTGTCTTATCTAAACAAGGTCAGCAAATTGTTGAGAAGGATGGTTATGTGCCACTTCCACGTAGTGTGACCGCGAAAGATTTAGTTAAAGTCGGTATCCGTCTTTAA
- a CDS encoding reverse transcriptase domain-containing protein codes for MFEEQFHPSSYGYRPRRSCHDAINKATLFMRRYELKHVVDMDLSKCFDKLDHGLILSSIEKRVSDGSVLKLLVQFFEKWCDGRWAQASDRSRESARWCNKPTDSEYLSGCV; via the coding sequence ATCTTTGAAGAGCAATTTCACCCGTCAAGCTACGGCTATAGGCCAAGGCGAAGTTGTCACGATGCGATCAACAAAGCGACATTGTTTATGCGTCGGTACGAGCTTAAACATGTAGTGGATATGGACTTGTCAAAGTGTTTCGATAAATTAGACCACGGGCTAATCTTATCAAGCATCGAAAAGCGAGTTAGTGATGGTAGCGTGCTAAAGCTGCTCGTTCAGTTTTTTGAAAAGTGGTGTGATGGTAGATGGGCACAAGCAAGCGACAGAAGTAGGGAGTCCGCAAGGTGGTGTAATAAGCCCACTGATAGCGAATATCTATCTGGATGCGTTTGA
- a CDS encoding reverse transcriptase domain-containing protein, with protein sequence MVDGHKQATEVGSPQGGVISPLIANIYLDAFDQEMKKRGHRIVRYADDILILCRSRAGAENALKQAKKILEVELKLEVNSRKTHIADSNEGVKFLGVEIGSRYTRIEPKKLAGFKSKLKQMTKRNGGKPLSEVIKAVNPILRGFSQYFRIANANREFEKIASWLRRRLRSVQLKLWKTPQRLHRRLKQMGYKPPFKSIKMNSWRNSLIPLANYALPNKWFDSSGLVNLGHVKTGYVFSAKLS encoded by the coding sequence ATGGTAGATGGGCACAAGCAAGCGACAGAAGTAGGGAGTCCGCAAGGTGGTGTAATAAGCCCACTGATAGCGAATATCTATCTGGATGCGTTTGATCAAGAGATGAAAAAACGGGGTCACAGAATAGTGCGCTACGCAGACGATATCTTGATTTTATGTCGCAGCCGAGCAGGGGCAGAAAACGCACTCAAGCAGGCGAAGAAGATACTGGAAGTCGAGTTAAAGCTTGAGGTAAACTCGCGTAAAACCCACATAGCAGACAGCAATGAAGGTGTGAAGTTTTTAGGAGTGGAGATAGGTAGTCGATACACACGTATCGAGCCGAAGAAACTAGCAGGGTTTAAATCGAAGCTAAAACAGATGACAAAGCGCAATGGTGGTAAGCCATTAAGCGAAGTGATCAAAGCGGTGAATCCTATTTTAAGAGGGTTCAGTCAGTATTTTCGGATAGCGAATGCGAATAGGGAGTTCGAGAAAATAGCAAGCTGGCTAAGGCGTAGGTTGAGGAGCGTCCAACTGAAGCTGTGGAAAACGCCACAGCGACTTCACAGACGGTTGAAGCAGATGGGGTATAAGCCCCCGTTTAAATCAATCAAGATGAACAGTTGGCGTAACTCACTGATTCCGTTAGCAAACTATGCGCTGCCCAATAAATGGTTTGATAGCTCAGGGTTAGTGAATCTTGGACATGTAAAAACGGGATATGTGTTCAGCGCAAAGCTGAGTTAA
- a CDS encoding HlyC/CorC family transporter, which translates to MDAISTSVLLIILFVLLIISAYFSGSETAMMSLNRYRLKHLASSGNKGAQRAIKMLERPDRLIGLILIGNNLVNILASAIATIIGIRLFGDVGVAIATGALTLIVLVFSEVTPKTIAALHPERVAFPSSLILKWLLVILSPLVKAVNFITSGVLFIIGIRSVQSSDALSQEELRTVVHEAGALIPRRHQEMLLSIMDLEKVTVEDIMIPRSELFAININDDFKSITKQVIQSPHTRVLLYRETIDDAVGFVHLRDALRLQSKNQFSKSSLLRAVKELYFIPEGTPLNVQLSNFQQNKERTGLVVDEYGDIQGLVTLEDILEEIVGDFTTSPEPATSEEINKQQDGSYLIEAAINIRELNKEMQWHFPINGPKTINGLIIEYLEEIPCINTSMRIAGYPIEIVEVGGNKIKTVRIMPQYYQAPSKH; encoded by the coding sequence TTGGACGCCATATCAACCAGTGTACTTCTGATCATACTTTTTGTTTTACTCATCATTTCAGCTTATTTTTCAGGATCTGAAACTGCTATGATGTCACTAAATCGCTATCGACTAAAACACTTGGCATCCAGCGGAAATAAAGGCGCTCAACGCGCGATCAAGATGCTTGAACGCCCTGATAGGCTGATAGGACTGATTCTTATCGGTAATAACCTCGTGAATATACTGGCTTCAGCCATAGCAACCATTATAGGAATACGCTTGTTTGGTGACGTGGGAGTCGCCATCGCGACAGGGGCATTAACCTTAATTGTGCTTGTTTTTTCCGAGGTCACTCCAAAAACCATCGCCGCACTACATCCTGAACGTGTCGCCTTTCCTTCCAGTTTAATCCTTAAATGGTTACTGGTGATCTTGTCTCCATTAGTAAAAGCCGTTAACTTCATCACATCAGGCGTATTGTTCATTATTGGAATTCGTTCAGTCCAATCTTCCGATGCATTAAGTCAAGAAGAGTTAAGGACAGTCGTGCATGAAGCCGGAGCACTCATTCCAAGACGTCACCAAGAAATGTTATTGTCTATCATGGATCTGGAAAAAGTCACTGTTGAAGATATTATGATCCCACGTTCAGAACTATTTGCCATCAACATTAATGACGACTTTAAGAGCATTACGAAACAAGTGATCCAAAGTCCTCACACTCGAGTCTTACTCTATAGAGAAACCATTGATGACGCCGTAGGATTCGTACATTTACGAGATGCTCTTCGCCTGCAATCTAAGAACCAGTTCAGTAAATCTTCACTGCTGCGTGCTGTAAAAGAACTCTATTTTATTCCTGAAGGCACACCACTTAACGTACAGCTAAGTAACTTTCAACAAAACAAAGAGCGTACAGGTCTTGTGGTTGATGAATATGGTGATATTCAAGGCTTAGTAACATTAGAAGATATTCTTGAAGAAATCGTCGGCGATTTCACCACCTCACCAGAGCCTGCAACGAGTGAGGAAATCAATAAACAACAAGATGGTAGCTACCTTATTGAAGCCGCCATTAACATTCGAGAACTTAACAAAGAAATGCAGTGGCACTTTCCTATCAACGGTCCAAAAACCATCAATGGCCTGATAATAGAGTATCTCGAAGAGATCCCTTGCATCAATACGAGTATGCGTATAGCCGGCTACCCTATCGAAATCGTAGAAGTAGGGGGCAATAAGATAAAAACAGTCAGGATAATGCCACAATACTACCAAGCCCCAAGCAAACACTAA
- a CDS encoding inner membrane protein YpjD gives MVIFSASAMFFYCIALVLVVSRLFHVNGPNRRIVASLAAIAVILHAGALSQAMFTDNGQNFSLTNVISLVNWIIAFSFTVLLFRLKMIVVIPVVYACSIISVALLWLVPPEYITHFDIHPDILVHVVLSLMAYSALMIAALYAIQLAIIQNKLKSKKLIMSTVMPPLMTVEKQLYHLVIVGVILLSLSLATGFIFLDDMFEDGKGHKAILSILAWFTYISMLAQQYWVGCKIRTAVIYTLSGATLLSLAYFGARIVKELILN, from the coding sequence ATGGTTATATTTTCCGCTTCAGCCATGTTTTTTTACTGCATCGCCTTAGTGCTAGTGGTAAGTCGCCTGTTTCATGTGAACGGTCCAAATCGCCGTATCGTCGCAAGTTTGGCAGCAATTGCTGTCATATTACATGCTGGTGCCCTATCGCAAGCCATGTTCACCGATAATGGACAAAATTTCAGTCTTACCAATGTGATCTCTTTAGTTAACTGGATCATCGCCTTTAGCTTTACGGTATTATTATTTAGACTCAAAATGATTGTCGTCATCCCTGTTGTGTATGCATGCTCTATCATATCCGTCGCATTACTTTGGTTAGTACCACCTGAATACATTACTCACTTTGACATTCACCCTGATATTTTGGTTCATGTGGTTTTATCACTGATGGCCTACAGTGCGCTCATGATTGCTGCTCTATATGCCATCCAACTTGCGATTATTCAAAACAAGTTGAAAAGTAAAAAGTTAATCATGAGCACTGTAATGCCACCTTTAATGACCGTTGAAAAGCAGCTTTATCATTTAGTGATTGTTGGCGTTATCTTACTCAGTTTATCACTGGCTACAGGTTTCATTTTTCTCGATGATATGTTTGAAGATGGAAAAGGCCATAAAGCAATACTGTCTATTCTTGCTTGGTTTACCTATATATCCATGTTAGCTCAACAATATTGGGTCGGTTGTAAGATAAGGACAGCTGTTATTTATACTTTGTCAGGAGCCACTTTATTGTCATTAGCCTATTTTGGTGCTCGCATCGTCAAAGAACTGATTTTAAATTAA
- the ffh gene encoding signal recognition particle protein — translation MFENLTDRLSRSLKNISGRGRLTEDNVKETLREVRMALLEADVALPVVRDFVNSVKERAVGQEVSKSLSPGQAFIKIVQSELENAMGEANEALDLSAQPPAVIMMAGLQGAGKTTSVAKLAKFLREREKKSVLVVSADVYRPAAIKQLETLATEVEVEFFPSDVSQKPIDIVNAAMAHAKLKFIDVVIVDTAGRLHVDEGMMDEIKALHAAVNPVETLFVVDAMTGQDAANIAKAFNEALPLTGVVLTKVDGDARGGAALSIRHITGKPIKFLGVGEKTDALEAFYPDRVASRILGMGDVLSLIEEVERGVDKDKAMKLAAKVKKGGRFDLEDFREQLQQMKNMGGMMNMIEKLPGVGQLPPEALAQVQNGKMTNQMEAIINSMTKGERSNPDMIKGSRKRRIAQGSGTQIQDVNRLLKQFSQMQKMMKKMSAKGGMKKMMRGMSGMLPPGMKMPGR, via the coding sequence ATGTTTGAGAACCTAACGGACAGACTGTCACGTTCACTAAAAAATATTAGTGGTCGTGGCCGCTTAACAGAAGATAATGTTAAGGAAACCTTACGAGAAGTGCGCATGGCATTACTCGAAGCTGATGTGGCCTTACCTGTTGTACGTGATTTCGTTAACAGCGTAAAAGAGCGTGCTGTAGGGCAGGAAGTTTCTAAGAGTCTAAGTCCAGGCCAAGCATTTATTAAAATTGTCCAAAGCGAATTAGAAAACGCGATGGGTGAAGCCAATGAAGCGTTAGACCTTTCAGCTCAACCTCCAGCTGTGATTATGATGGCAGGTCTTCAAGGTGCGGGTAAAACGACCAGTGTTGCCAAGCTTGCTAAGTTTTTACGTGAGCGTGAGAAGAAATCTGTTTTGGTTGTGAGTGCTGACGTATATCGTCCAGCCGCCATTAAACAGTTAGAAACATTGGCAACAGAGGTTGAAGTTGAATTCTTCCCATCTGATGTTAGCCAAAAGCCTATCGATATCGTTAATGCGGCGATGGCGCATGCCAAGCTCAAATTTATTGATGTTGTGATTGTTGATACCGCTGGCCGTTTGCATGTCGATGAGGGCATGATGGATGAGATCAAAGCACTTCATGCTGCGGTCAATCCTGTTGAAACATTGTTTGTTGTTGATGCGATGACTGGTCAAGATGCGGCTAATATCGCCAAAGCATTCAATGAAGCTTTACCTTTAACGGGTGTGGTACTGACGAAGGTTGATGGTGATGCGCGCGGTGGTGCTGCTTTATCTATTCGTCATATTACCGGTAAACCAATAAAATTCTTAGGTGTTGGCGAGAAGACCGATGCACTTGAGGCATTTTATCCAGATCGTGTTGCATCACGTATTTTAGGCATGGGCGATGTACTGTCACTTATCGAAGAAGTTGAACGCGGTGTCGATAAAGACAAAGCGATGAAGCTTGCTGCTAAAGTGAAGAAAGGAGGCCGTTTTGACCTTGAGGATTTTCGCGAACAACTTCAACAGATGAAGAATATGGGCGGAATGATGAATATGATTGAAAAATTACCCGGTGTGGGGCAACTGCCACCAGAAGCTCTGGCTCAAGTTCAAAATGGTAAGATGACCAATCAGATGGAAGCGATTATTAATTCCATGACTAAAGGTGAGCGTTCGAACCCAGATATGATTAAAGGTTCACGTAAGCGCCGTATTGCTCAAGGCTCAGGTACTCAAATTCAAGATGTAAACCGCTTATTAAAGCAGTTTAGTCAGATGCAGAAAATGATGAAAAAAATGTCGGCTAAGGGCGGCATGAAAAAAATGATGCGTGGCATGAGCGGTATGTTGCCACCAGGCATGAAGATGCCAGGACGTTAA
- the rpsP gene encoding 30S ribosomal protein S16: MVTIRLARGGAKKRPFYNIVVADSRNARDGRFIERVGFFNPMARGQEETLRLDLDRVEHWVTNGAGTSDRVAKLIKDARKAVA, from the coding sequence ATGGTTACCATTCGTTTAGCTCGTGGCGGCGCAAAAAAGCGTCCATTTTATAACATCGTTGTTGCTGATAGCCGTAATGCCCGTGATGGTCGTTTCATTGAGCGTGTTGGTTTTTTTAACCCAATGGCTCGTGGTCAGGAAGAAACGTTACGTTTAGACCTAGATCGTGTTGAGCACTGGGTGACTAACGGTGCTGGAACATCAGATCGTGTAGCAAAGTTGATCAAAGACGCACGTAAAGCTGTTGCTTAA
- the rimM gene encoding ribosome maturation factor RimM (Essential for efficient processing of 16S rRNA), with protein sequence MSSKQEPVVLGKIGSSHGIKGWLKITTYTDSVEGIFDYSPWLIKEQGEWREVKVTQWRFQGKAVVASLEGVETRDQAQMLTNCEIAVLAEQIEALPEDEFYWRDLIGCEVTNTKGYNMGKVQEIVETGSNDVLLVKANAKDGFGKVERMIPFVTEQFVLEVNLTDKQILVDWDPDF encoded by the coding sequence ATGAGTAGTAAACAAGAACCTGTCGTACTGGGAAAAATAGGCTCCAGTCATGGCATTAAGGGTTGGTTGAAGATCACTACCTATACCGATTCTGTTGAAGGCATTTTTGACTATTCACCTTGGTTGATTAAAGAACAAGGTGAGTGGCGCGAAGTAAAAGTGACCCAGTGGCGTTTTCAGGGGAAAGCTGTAGTGGCTTCTCTTGAAGGTGTAGAAACACGGGATCAAGCTCAGATGCTCACAAATTGTGAGATTGCTGTGCTTGCAGAACAGATAGAAGCACTGCCTGAAGATGAATTCTACTGGCGTGATCTTATCGGTTGTGAAGTGACAAATACTAAAGGCTATAACATGGGTAAGGTTCAGGAGATCGTGGAAACAGGATCGAATGACGTACTTCTTGTTAAAGCTAACGCAAAAGATGGCTTTGGCAAAGTGGAACGTATGATCCCCTTTGTCACCGAGCAGTTCGTCCTAGAGGTGAACTTAACGGACAAACAGATCTTAGTGGATTGGGATCCGGACTTTTAA
- the trmD gene encoding tRNA (guanosine(37)-N1)-methyltransferase TrmD has product MWLGVVTLFPEMFRAVTDFGVTGRAVNKGLLKLHTWNPRDFTHDKHNTVDDRPYGGGPGMLMMVQPLRDAIHAAKTAAGDSTKVIYLSPQGRKLTQQGVEELAKSDSLILVCGRYEGVDERIIQTEVDEEWSIGDYVLSGGELPAMTLIDSVSRLVPGVLGKQASAEQDSFSDGLLDCPHYTRPETLDGLDVPAVLLSGNHEHIRRWRLQQSLGRTLLRRPELLENLALTDEQTKLLNQFVDSTNECG; this is encoded by the coding sequence ATGTGGTTAGGGGTAGTAACCCTGTTTCCAGAGATGTTTCGTGCCGTAACAGACTTTGGAGTAACGGGTCGGGCCGTTAACAAAGGCCTGCTTAAGTTGCACACGTGGAATCCAAGAGATTTCACCCATGATAAACATAATACTGTGGACGATCGCCCTTATGGTGGTGGGCCTGGTATGTTAATGATGGTGCAGCCTTTACGCGACGCTATTCATGCTGCAAAAACTGCAGCTGGCGACAGTACGAAGGTGATTTATCTGTCTCCTCAAGGACGTAAGCTTACACAGCAAGGCGTTGAAGAGTTAGCTAAATCAGACAGTTTGATTTTAGTATGCGGTCGATACGAAGGTGTTGATGAACGTATTATTCAAACTGAAGTGGATGAAGAGTGGTCAATTGGTGATTACGTGCTTTCGGGCGGTGAACTTCCTGCGATGACTTTGATTGATTCAGTATCTAGGCTGGTTCCGGGTGTTCTCGGAAAACAAGCGTCGGCAGAGCAAGATTCTTTCTCTGACGGTTTACTGGATTGCCCCCACTACACTCGTCCTGAAACTTTGGATGGTTTAGATGTTCCGGCAGTTTTGTTAAGTGGTAACCACGAACATATTAGACGCTGGCGTCTACAGCAGAGTCTCGGTAGAACTTTGTTAAGACGACCAGAATTATTAGAAAATCTAGCTCTGACTGACGAACAAACGAAGCTTTTAAATCAGTTTGTTGATTCAACAAATGAGTGTGGATAG
- the rplS gene encoding 50S ribosomal protein L19 produces the protein MNNIIKMLNEEQMKTDVPEFGAGDTVVVKVRVVEGGKERLQAFEGIVIAKRNRGVHSAFTVRKISNGEGVERAFQTHSPIISGIEVKRRGRVRRAKLYYLRERSGKSARIREKLATK, from the coding sequence ATGAATAATATCATTAAAATGCTCAACGAAGAGCAAATGAAAACAGATGTACCAGAATTTGGTGCAGGCGACACAGTCGTTGTTAAAGTACGTGTTGTAGAAGGTGGTAAAGAACGTTTACAGGCGTTCGAAGGTATTGTTATCGCTAAGCGTAACCGCGGTGTACATTCTGCATTCACAGTACGTAAAATCTCTAATGGTGAAGGTGTTGAGCGTGCATTCCAAACGCATAGCCCAATCATCTCTGGTATCGAAGTTAAGCGTCGTGGCCGTGTTCGTCGTGCTAAGCTTTACTATCTACGTGAACGTTCAGGTAAATCTGCACGTATTCGTGAGAAGTTAGCGACTAAATAA
- a CDS encoding 3-deoxy-7-phosphoheptulonate synthase, whose amino-acid sequence MQQDTINNVHISSETVLVTPQELKFELPLSEHAYRYVLNARKTVADIVHKRDNRVLIITGPCSIHDIDSAKEYALKLKKLHDELNDDFFILMRVYFEKPRTTVGWKGMINDPDMDESFDVEKGLRKARELMIWLAELGLPVATEALDPISPQYMSELITWSAIGARTTESQTHREMASGLSMPVGFKNGTDGKLGVAINALESAASSHRFMGINQKGQVALLQTAGNPDGHVILRGGKTPNYDAESVEDCEQQLHSANLNARLIVDCSHGNSAKDHRKQKGVCEDVFKQILSGNQSIIGVMLESHLNEGKQSSNKPMCELAYGVSVTDACIDWATTEHLLREGAASLSAVLPNRFAQLKVSNG is encoded by the coding sequence ATGCAGCAAGATACGATAAATAATGTTCATATCAGTTCAGAAACCGTATTAGTGACTCCTCAAGAGTTAAAGTTTGAGTTACCTTTATCTGAGCATGCATACCGTTACGTGCTTAATGCGCGTAAAACTGTCGCCGATATTGTACATAAACGAGATAACAGAGTGCTTATCATAACAGGGCCTTGCTCTATTCATGATATTGATTCAGCAAAGGAGTACGCATTAAAACTTAAGAAATTGCATGATGAATTGAATGATGATTTTTTCATATTGATGCGAGTTTATTTTGAGAAGCCAAGAACGACGGTTGGTTGGAAGGGGATGATTAATGATCCTGATATGGACGAGTCGTTCGATGTGGAGAAAGGACTTCGCAAAGCCAGAGAATTAATGATTTGGTTGGCAGAGTTGGGATTACCCGTTGCAACTGAAGCTCTCGATCCCATCAGCCCACAGTATATGTCTGAGTTGATCACATGGTCTGCTATTGGAGCACGAACCACAGAGTCACAAACTCATAGGGAAATGGCATCAGGTTTATCTATGCCTGTTGGGTTTAAAAATGGCACAGATGGTAAGCTTGGGGTGGCGATAAATGCACTTGAATCAGCAGCCAGTAGTCATCGATTTATGGGGATAAATCAAAAGGGGCAGGTTGCACTGCTTCAAACAGCGGGTAATCCTGATGGGCATGTCATTTTACGTGGTGGAAAAACGCCAAATTATGATGCTGAAAGCGTTGAGGATTGTGAACAACAACTCCATAGTGCTAATTTGAATGCACGCTTAATCGTCGATTGTAGCCATGGAAACTCTGCGAAAGATCACCGCAAGCAAAAAGGGGTTTGTGAAGACGTTTTTAAGCAGATTTTATCGGGTAATCAATCTATTATTGGTGTGATGCTTGAAAGTCACCTTAATGAGGGCAAACAAAGTAGTAATAAACCAATGTGTGAACTCGCCTACGGTGTGTCAGTGACTGATGCTTGTATCGATTGGGCAACCACAGAACATTTATTACGCGAAGGTGCGGCATCGCTTTCAGCTGTGTTGCCTAATCGTTTTGCTCAGCTTAAAGTTTCTAATGGTTAA
- the tyrA gene encoding bifunctional chorismate mutase/prephenate dehydrogenase, which translates to MNERTTAELENLRGLIDGVDQQLIHLLRKRLDLVAQVGAVKHGAGLPIYAPQREAAMLSKRRDEAQKMNVSPQLIEDILRRLMRESYLNEKDIGFKQVNPNLGRVVIVGGSGKLGGLFSQMLTLSGYQVNIIDKDDWAKADDIFDEAGLVLVTVPIGITCDLIKDKLTTLPARCILADLTSIKGKPLAAMLAAHKGPVVGFHPMFGPDVGSLAKQVVVVCHGRQSEEYQWLLEQIQIWGARIVEAEAERHDKAMQLVQAMRHFSSFVYGLNLYKEGADIESLLQFSSPIYRLELAMVGRLFAQSPDLYADIIFAQKESMQAIGDYLDNYSQALSLLQTGDREAFVLQFKEVAQWFGDFAPQFQRESRVMLQSVNDMRTD; encoded by the coding sequence ATGAATGAGAGAACAACAGCTGAACTTGAGAACTTAAGAGGCTTGATAGATGGTGTTGATCAACAACTGATCCACCTTCTTAGAAAACGTTTGGATTTGGTTGCTCAGGTTGGTGCGGTAAAACATGGGGCAGGTTTACCTATATATGCACCTCAGCGCGAAGCTGCTATGTTGTCGAAGCGTCGTGATGAAGCTCAAAAGATGAACGTGTCACCGCAACTTATTGAGGATATTTTAAGACGCTTGATGCGTGAGTCTTACCTTAATGAGAAGGATATCGGTTTTAAGCAGGTAAACCCTAATTTAGGTCGTGTTGTTATTGTAGGGGGAAGCGGGAAATTAGGAGGGTTGTTTTCCCAGATGCTGACTTTATCAGGTTATCAGGTTAACATTATCGACAAGGATGATTGGGCTAAAGCGGATGATATTTTTGATGAAGCCGGTTTAGTGCTTGTGACAGTCCCTATTGGTATCACGTGTGACTTAATAAAAGATAAACTGACTACTTTGCCTGCTCGTTGTATTTTGGCGGATTTAACATCGATTAAAGGTAAGCCACTAGCAGCGATGTTAGCAGCCCATAAAGGGCCTGTAGTAGGTTTTCACCCAATGTTTGGTCCTGATGTTGGTAGTTTAGCGAAACAAGTCGTGGTTGTTTGTCATGGACGTCAAAGTGAGGAGTACCAATGGTTGTTGGAGCAAATCCAAATATGGGGTGCCAGAATTGTAGAAGCAGAAGCTGAGAGACATGATAAAGCGATGCAGCTAGTGCAAGCAATGCGACATTTTTCTTCTTTTGTTTATGGTTTAAACCTCTATAAAGAAGGGGCTGATATCGAAAGTTTACTGCAATTTAGTTCACCTATTTATCGCCTCGAACTCGCAATGGTTGGTCGTTTGTTTGCCCAAAGCCCTGATCTCTATGCTGATATCATTTTTGCCCAAAAAGAGAGCATGCAGGCTATTGGTGATTACTTAGATAATTACTCACAGGCATTATCCTTGTTACAAACAGGTGATAGAGAAGCATTTGTGCTTCAGTTTAAAGAAGTGGCACAGTGGTTTGGTGATTTTGCTCCTCAGTTTCAGCGTGAAAGCCGTGTTATGCTGCAGTCTGTCAATGATATGAGAACTGATTAA